A stretch of DNA from Gemmatimonadota bacterium:
GAAGAACGGGTCTTCGGCACCGTAAGCCGAGAGCAGGATTTCGCCTGCCTGGACCTGGGCGGTCTGAATGCCGCGCTTTATTTCCGGCATCTTGAGCAATGATGCGCCCGTGTGAAGAGTGATGACAAGCGCGCCGGCGGTCATTTCTGCCACGTCTTCTGCGAACATGGCAATATTTTGCGTGTGGAAGTTCTCGTCCTGGTATGCTGTCGCCAGGTTCCACTGGGTCTGAGCCATGGCAGTTTGGCCTGTCAATGCAATTGCTGCGAATGCGGCCGTCGCAGCGCCCGAAGGAAGTATACGCATTTCATTCACCTTTCTCTGGTTGGGCCTGGGTCAAGCGCGGAGCTGCCCAGATCACGTTTGCTTGGCAGTTCCGGTCGCCACGGAAGCCCTCCGGGTCTTCTGACCGCATTCGCGCGACGCGGGTTCTCCGGCCACCTGTGCACGGAGACTCCAAGTGGTGTAACGATATTTCCTTCGGTGTTCGCTTGCCAGCAGATTTTCCAGGAAGTTCCAATCGACAGACTAAGGTGCGGAAGATGGTGGAAACGGCCCGAAGCGTGACGGAAGACCAGGTTCCCGTGGGGGAGTTCCTGGCCATCCCCAGGGGAAGAGCGTTTGATCCGCTACGGGTGATTGGCGTGACCGAACTGGCACGAATTTCCGATGCCCAGGCCGGTGGAGAGTTCAGCTGACGCAAGGCATGAAGCTCTTGCGAGACACCGACACGCCTTGGTGCCGGCATCGCCGTTTTGATCCTTTGCACTGGCCGCCGCGGCCTGAAGCCTGCCACGATCGGTGTTTCCGGTCGGAACAGGTAAATCCCCCGGGACTGAACCGCATCGGTCCGGATTCAATCTGATCGGAAACGGCCCTGGCGATCAGTCCTGCGTGTCTCAATCACTGGAGCCGGGTCGCCGAGTTTTCTCTTCCAGAATGCCAGCGTCTCCTCGAGATCACCCTTGACCTGAAAGTAGCGGTTATGCGGAACCGGCACGGACAGGGCGAGGATATCGCCGTTCCTGTCAGGCAGCGCGAAGCCGACTGCGCAGATCCCCTCGGTATGCTCGTTTTCGTCAAACGCCAGTCCGCGGGATCGCACCTTGTCGATGTCTTCCCGGATCTCGGTCATTCGCGAGGACGAGGACTCAGGGTTTCCCAGCTCTGCTGAAATCAGGTTGGCAGCCTCTTGTCTCTCCAGGCATGCCAGTGCCGCCTTTCCATTGGCGGTATCGGTCAATGGAAAGGTCTCCCCGATGCTGGAAACGGCACGTAACCTGTGGGTGCCGACGACCTGGTCGATGAACAGCATTCTGCCGCCTCTCAGGATTGCCAGGTCAACCGTTTCGCCGGTTTCATTGGAAATCGTCCTCATGGCCTGCCGCAGCCGGTCGGCAAGGCCGAAGCGCGAGGAATTCGCCAGGCTCTGGATTCCCGGGCCGAGTCGAAAACCGCCGTTCGCCCTTTCGGGAGAGACGAATCCTTCCAGGGTCAAGGCGCCCACAATTCGTTGTACGGTGGACCGGGGCAACTCGACCTGATGGGCAATCTGGGCGAGACTTTGGCCCTCGGGACTCCGGCCGAGGTGACGAAGAATTTCGGCTGCTCGGGATATCACCTGGACCCCCGGGGATTTCCGGATTTCGTTCATCTTCTCTCGCCCGACATGTCGGTCACTGCTGGAACCGAACCGGTATGCGCTTAGCATTCGGATGCCCATGAATCAATACTTGACTGTATCGCGATACAGATGTACCATGATACGGAACAAACAGCCTGACATTCCGGAGGAGATGATGGCGATAACGATCCGCGGCATAGAGTTCCAGGAGAACACCAGCAATGACATGGGACTCGTGTTCTACAATCTCAGTCACCGCTACGGGTTTCAGTGTCCGAACTGGCCGTACTTCCGCGATGTCCAGATCGAGCGGAAACATTACATGGCGAAGTCCGGCGTCCTGTCGCAAACGATCACGACCACGATGCATGTCACCACGCATATCGACGCCCCGGCCCACGTCGTTCAGGGCACGCCCTTTATCGACGAGGTTCCATTGCCGCATTTCTTTGGCTCCGGGATCGTCGTTTCCATACCCAAACAGAAATGGGAATCGATCACGGGCGACGATCTCGAAAGTGCCTGCGGCCACGCCATCCGCAGGAATGACGTCCTGATCATCAACACGGGCTGGCACCGGCAATACGACGACGGTGACTACTTCCCGTATTGCCCCGGCCTCGTGCCGTCGGCGGCCGACTGGATGGTCGAGAAAGGAATCAAGGTCGTCGGTCACGACACGCAGGCGAATGATCATCCGCTGGCGACCGCGATCGGACCGCAACGCAACGGACCGATACTGCCGCATCTTGAGGCGGAATACCGCGAATGGTCGGGTGGACGTGACTGGAAAGAGGACTTTCCTGATTGGGAGCCTGTCCATAACAAGCTGTTTTCAAATGGTATTCTCGGAATTGAAAATGTCGGGGGAGACCTTGACGCCGTAACCGGAAGGAGGTGCACCTTCGCCTTTTTTCCGTGGAACTGGGATCGAGGCGACGGGTGCATCATCAGGCTCGTCGCAATCGTCGACAAGGGGCAGACTTACCGGATCGAACCCGGAGAGGCG
This window harbors:
- a CDS encoding IclR family transcriptional regulator; the encoded protein is MNEIRKSPGVQVISRAAEILRHLGRSPEGQSLAQIAHQVELPRSTVQRIVGALTLEGFVSPERANGGFRLGPGIQSLANSSRFGLADRLRQAMRTISNETGETVDLAILRGGRMLFIDQVVGTHRLRAVSSIGETFPLTDTANGKAALACLERQEAANLISAELGNPESSSSRMTEIREDIDKVRSRGLAFDENEHTEGICAVGFALPDRNGDILALSVPVPHNRYFQVKGDLEETLAFWKRKLGDPAPVIETRRTDRQGRFRSD
- a CDS encoding cyclase family protein codes for the protein MAITIRGIEFQENTSNDMGLVFYNLSHRYGFQCPNWPYFRDVQIERKHYMAKSGVLSQTITTTMHVTTHIDAPAHVVQGTPFIDEVPLPHFFGSGIVVSIPKQKWESITGDDLESACGHAIRRNDVLIINTGWHRQYDDGDYFPYCPGLVPSAADWMVEKGIKVVGHDTQANDHPLATAIGPQRNGPILPHLEAEYREWSGGRDWKEDFPDWEPVHNKLFSNGILGIENVGGDLDAVTGRRCTFAFFPWNWDRGDGCIIRLVAIVDKGQTYRIEPGEAF
- a CDS encoding TRAP transporter substrate-binding protein DctP, with the translated sequence MAQTQWNLATAYQDENFHTQNIAMFAEDVAEMTAGALVITLHTGASLLKMPEIKRGIQTAQVQAGEILLSAYGAEDPFFEVDGIPFLSQGYLTAWKVYELTLPFISDRLESQGLMPLFSVPWPG